One Dietzia sp. JS16-p6b genomic window carries:
- a CDS encoding acyl-CoA dehydrogenase family protein gives MTPASTDADAGAAPDGTFIDLTSDQRALQAELREYFSTLISPEEAADIATTRHGDTYAKIIERMGRDGWLGVGWPTEFGGKGFGHIEQLIFTNEATRADVPLPSVTLQTVGPTLQKYGTEAQKEKFLPGILDGSIHFAIGYSEPDAGTDLAALRTTARRDEATGDWIINGQKMWTTGGHHADYIWLAARTGAPDSRHRGLTIFIVDTTDPGFSYTPIITCDGAHHVNATYYSDVRVPADMVVGEVDGGWKMLTTQLNHERVMLAPSGRPGGYYDELVGWARGTGADGVRHLDRPEVRRGLAEIFAFVRLNELLNWQVSSAGENPSMGDSAASKVFSTERIQHAGRIIEELLGRFGDPTDPDTAKLQRWFDMMNKRNVVITFGGGVNEVMRELTCMGGLGMPRTAR, from the coding sequence GTGACACCCGCCTCGACCGACGCCGACGCCGGAGCGGCGCCGGACGGCACATTCATCGACCTCACCTCAGACCAGCGAGCCCTCCAGGCCGAGCTCCGTGAGTACTTCTCCACGCTCATCTCGCCCGAGGAGGCGGCGGACATCGCCACCACCCGCCACGGCGACACCTACGCGAAGATCATCGAGCGGATGGGCCGGGACGGGTGGCTGGGCGTGGGGTGGCCCACCGAGTTCGGCGGTAAGGGTTTCGGCCACATCGAGCAGTTGATCTTCACCAACGAGGCCACCCGCGCCGACGTGCCGTTGCCGTCGGTCACGCTGCAGACCGTGGGCCCGACCCTGCAGAAATACGGTACCGAGGCGCAGAAGGAGAAGTTCCTCCCCGGCATCCTCGACGGCTCGATCCACTTCGCCATCGGCTACTCCGAGCCCGACGCCGGTACCGACCTCGCCGCGCTGCGGACCACCGCCAGGCGCGACGAGGCGACCGGCGACTGGATCATCAACGGGCAGAAGATGTGGACCACCGGCGGCCATCACGCCGACTACATCTGGCTGGCCGCCCGCACCGGGGCCCCGGACTCCCGGCACCGCGGTCTGACCATCTTCATCGTCGACACCACCGACCCAGGGTTCTCGTACACCCCGATCATCACCTGCGACGGCGCCCACCACGTCAACGCCACCTACTACTCGGACGTGCGCGTCCCGGCGGACATGGTCGTCGGCGAGGTCGACGGTGGATGGAAGATGCTCACCACCCAGCTCAACCACGAGCGCGTGATGCTGGCGCCGTCCGGCCGACCGGGCGGGTACTACGACGAACTGGTCGGCTGGGCCCGCGGCACCGGGGCCGACGGGGTCCGGCACCTGGACCGGCCGGAGGTCCGTCGCGGGCTCGCCGAGATCTTCGCGTTCGTCCGGCTCAATGAACTGCTCAACTGGCAGGTCTCGTCCGCCGGGGAGAACCCGTCGATGGGCGACTCGGCCGCGTCCAAGGTGTTCTCCACCGAGAGGATCCAACACGCCGGTCGGATCATCGAAGAACTACTCGGCCGCTTCGGCGACCCCACCGATCCCGACACCGCGAAGCTCCAGCGGTGGTTCGACATGATGAACAAGCGCAACGTCGTGATCACCTTCGGGGGAGGCGTCAACGAGGTCATGCGCGAACTGACCTGCATGGGCGGCCTCGGCATGCCCCGCACCGCCCGCTGA